One genomic region from Pseudoduganella dura encodes:
- a CDS encoding putative bifunctional diguanylate cyclase/phosphodiesterase: MMEHDDKLAYEALMQFLYRTPIGLLQADIEGAIDMLNPMAAQLLMPLAPQGALDNLFAIFGAAAADLRDRVARCDTPSGVVVEGLRIDAPDGRDGPQVLSLSVMKIDRNRLMAAVTDITLEAQREQERLATRLSSAARTDALTRMPNRSAVHEELRRILERDSGGKDDGGFAVLFMNCDRFRQVNDTLGQATGDQLLVMVAERIRNVLRPPTDRLPLGQRSGQLAARVGGDEFVVVLDGLRRVEDAESVAARLIGAIGRAFHLQGHDVVCNMSVGIAWGDGHEPDALLRDAGIAMVEAKRAGGARFVRFEAEMRERSARRTDIETDLRLALQAEQLFVVYQPVVALRSDGGTDRSAGVEALVRWQHPVRGVVPPFEFIGVAEECGLIGALGDFVLERACRDFVRWQHELGELAPRLLAVNLSRAQLGQREWAGTVARILGETGMDPQRLQLEVTESLAAQDTDVQLRLHELKALGITLALDDFGTGYSSLASLHLLPVDTVKIDRSFVSQSETSHHHRVLIEATVKVAQSLGMNTVAEGIETLEQADVVRALQCDKGQGYLYSRPLPQDALAEWLRQSAVS; the protein is encoded by the coding sequence ATGATGGAGCACGACGACAAGCTCGCCTACGAGGCGCTGATGCAGTTCCTGTACCGCACGCCGATCGGCCTGCTGCAGGCCGACATCGAAGGCGCCATCGACATGCTGAACCCGATGGCGGCGCAATTGCTGATGCCGCTGGCGCCGCAAGGCGCGCTCGATAACCTGTTCGCCATCTTCGGCGCCGCGGCGGCGGATCTGCGCGACAGGGTTGCCCGTTGCGACACGCCGTCCGGCGTGGTCGTCGAAGGCTTGCGGATCGACGCGCCGGACGGGCGCGACGGCCCGCAGGTGCTGTCGCTGTCGGTGATGAAGATCGACCGGAACCGGCTGATGGCCGCGGTCACCGACATCACGCTGGAGGCGCAGCGTGAACAGGAGCGGCTGGCCACCCGCCTTTCGTCCGCGGCGCGCACCGATGCGCTGACGCGGATGCCGAACCGCAGCGCCGTCCACGAGGAGCTGCGCAGGATACTGGAGCGGGACAGCGGCGGCAAGGACGATGGCGGCTTCGCGGTGCTGTTCATGAACTGCGACCGGTTCCGCCAGGTGAACGACACGCTGGGCCAGGCAACGGGCGACCAGTTGCTGGTGATGGTGGCCGAGCGCATCCGCAACGTGCTGCGTCCCCCCACCGATCGCCTTCCGCTGGGCCAGCGCAGCGGCCAGCTGGCGGCGCGCGTGGGCGGCGACGAATTCGTGGTGGTGCTCGACGGATTGCGCCGCGTCGAGGATGCCGAAAGCGTGGCCGCCCGGCTGATCGGCGCGATCGGCCGCGCCTTCCATCTGCAGGGGCACGACGTGGTGTGCAACATGAGCGTGGGCATCGCGTGGGGCGATGGCCACGAGCCCGACGCGCTGCTGCGCGATGCCGGCATCGCGATGGTGGAAGCCAAGCGTGCCGGCGGGGCCCGCTTCGTGCGCTTCGAAGCGGAGATGCGCGAGCGGTCCGCCCGCCGCACCGATATCGAGACCGACCTGCGCCTGGCGCTGCAGGCCGAGCAGCTGTTCGTGGTGTACCAGCCGGTGGTGGCGCTGCGCTCCGATGGCGGCACCGACCGCTCGGCCGGCGTCGAGGCGCTGGTGCGCTGGCAGCACCCGGTGCGCGGCGTCGTGCCGCCGTTCGAGTTCATCGGCGTGGCCGAGGAGTGCGGCCTGATCGGCGCGCTGGGCGATTTCGTGCTGGAGCGGGCCTGCCGCGATTTCGTGCGCTGGCAGCACGAGCTGGGCGAGCTGGCGCCGCGGCTGCTGGCGGTGAACCTGTCGCGCGCGCAGCTGGGGCAGCGCGAATGGGCCGGCACGGTGGCGCGCATCCTGGGTGAAACGGGCATGGATCCGCAGCGCCTGCAGCTCGAGGTGACGGAAAGCCTGGCGGCACAGGATACCGACGTGCAGCTGCGGCTGCACGAACTGAAGGCGCTCGGCATCACGCTCGCGCTGGACGATTTCGGCACCGGCTATTCGTCGCTGGCCAGCCTGCACCTGCTGCCGGTGGACACGGTCAAGATCGACCGTTCGTTCGTCAGCCAGAGCGAAACGAGCCATCACCATCGGGTGCTGATCGAGGCGACCGTGAAAGTGGCGCAAAGCCTGGGCATGAACACGGTGGCCGAGGGCATCGAGACGCTCGAACAGGCCGACGTGGTGCGCGCGCTGCAATGCGACAAGGGGCAGGGCTACCTGTACAGCCGCCCGCTGCCGCAGGATGCGCTGGCCGAGTGGCTCAGGCAGAGCGCCGTTTCCTGA
- a CDS encoding CAP domain-containing protein, producing the protein MHPSRFRLATPVLSLMAALLPAAVRALPAHAPQARHAPGLATLINAYRAAPGTCAGMPATPVPPLAVEPALSQIHIATGTFLEPALERAGYPVEHAEALFVSGASEPAEAMQALRDKYCTRLLGDGISAVGTIRVADGWHVVLARPEKRELPQADGIGEETLAAVNAARAAPRKCGDEQFGAAPPLRLNRALDAAALSHSQYMAQVRYFNHQQKNGSVVGDRALRAGYRWRTIGENIASGQRTAQEAVEGWLDSPGHCANIMNAAFVEMGVGYAVNPARGTLYWTQVLAR; encoded by the coding sequence ATGCATCCTTCACGATTTCGGCTTGCGACGCCGGTACTGTCGCTGATGGCTGCGCTGCTGCCGGCGGCCGTGAGGGCCTTGCCCGCGCATGCGCCGCAAGCCCGGCATGCGCCGGGCCTCGCCACCCTGATCAACGCGTACCGTGCCGCGCCCGGAACGTGCGCCGGCATGCCGGCCACGCCGGTACCGCCCCTCGCCGTGGAACCGGCCCTGTCGCAGATCCACATCGCCACCGGCACCTTCCTCGAACCGGCGCTGGAACGCGCCGGTTATCCGGTCGAACATGCCGAGGCGCTGTTCGTCTCGGGCGCCAGCGAACCGGCCGAAGCGATGCAGGCGCTGCGCGACAAATACTGCACGCGCCTGCTGGGCGACGGGATCTCCGCCGTCGGCACCATCCGCGTGGCCGATGGCTGGCACGTGGTGCTGGCACGCCCCGAAAAGCGCGAGCTGCCGCAAGCCGACGGCATCGGCGAGGAAACCCTGGCCGCCGTCAACGCTGCCCGCGCCGCGCCGCGCAAGTGCGGCGATGAACAGTTCGGCGCCGCGCCGCCGCTGCGCCTGAACCGCGCGCTCGACGCGGCGGCCCTGTCGCACAGCCAGTACATGGCGCAAGTGCGCTACTTCAACCACCAGCAGAAGAACGGCAGCGTGGTCGGCGACCGCGCGCTGCGCGCCGGCTACCGGTGGCGCACGATTGGCGAGAACATCGCTTCCGGCCAGCGCACTGCGCAGGAAGCGGTCGAAGGCTGGCTGGACAGCCCGGGCCACTGCGCCAACATCATGAACGCGGCCTTCGTGGAAATGGGGGTCGGCTATGCCGTCAACCCGGCCCGCGGCACGCTGTACTGGACCCAGGTGCTGGCCCGCTGA
- a CDS encoding Rhs element Vgr protein, whose product MKKTNNVGSRRQSRPLTDGEIACCSKLFGTAVDYTRVRIHARGWFFGWQWRHTAMAPDGHIWFLRDDYRDDFSREPAWRLLWFIHEMVHVWQWQLGYPVMCRGALRAGLSYRYLLLPDRRLGDFNMEAQGDLLADWFALRWLGEPGAMRQRQYAQDAWLFENVLGDFLADPANPASLPRLPLPFAARTMALLRKRRSA is encoded by the coding sequence TTGAAGAAAACGAATAATGTCGGATCGCGCAGACAGTCGCGTCCCCTGACCGATGGCGAAATCGCCTGCTGCAGCAAGCTGTTCGGCACGGCGGTCGACTACACGCGGGTGCGCATCCATGCGCGCGGCTGGTTTTTCGGCTGGCAGTGGCGCCACACGGCGATGGCGCCGGATGGCCATATCTGGTTCCTGCGCGACGATTACCGCGACGATTTTTCGCGCGAGCCGGCGTGGCGGCTGCTGTGGTTCATCCACGAGATGGTGCACGTGTGGCAGTGGCAGCTGGGTTATCCGGTGATGTGCCGCGGCGCGCTGCGCGCCGGCCTTTCCTACCGCTACCTGCTGCTGCCGGACCGCCGCCTGGGCGATTTCAACATGGAAGCGCAGGGCGACCTGCTGGCGGACTGGTTCGCGCTGCGCTGGCTCGGCGAGCCCGGCGCGATGCGCCAGCGCCAATACGCGCAGGATGCCTGGCTGTTCGAAAACGTGCTGGGCGATTTCCTGGCCGACCCGGCCAACCCGGCCAGCCTGCCGCGCCTGCCGTTGCCGTTCGCCGCGCGCACGATGGCGCTGCTCAGGAAACGGCGCTCTGCCTGA
- a CDS encoding sensor domain-containing diguanylate cyclase — MNDSPMSGPGPASGLAPEPVPRSCADAGVDAGADAGAAAGLDLAAEHEALMQFLYLAPVGLVQAGTDGAITLINPISAQLLMPLSRDGCLDNLFTALQDVAPEVRTLCQQFTAPRGKICDGLHIHLHGGGGRAGPRILALSIVKLDAARLMGVLQDVTLQVQRDRQLRQSDAWLNALLASVSDYALVSLDGAGRIEQWNDSIGRVTGYTRSVVGQPYAVFEPGDTTTPEHAQDLLREADGSGWSLDEGLRLRADGTPFWASAMISPLPERDPAAPDTDPAYCLVLRDITDRRDASESWRQAVFSDHLTGVANRRGFFHAAELELGRARRYPRPVAVALFDLDHFKLVNDTHGHPVGDAVLRAFAEALRTTFRAVDVVARLGGEEFAVLLPSTGITQACAVARRVLAAVEGLTVRADGAAVTFTVSAGVVLADAQAGNIDDLLKRADRALYAAKAGGRNRVVCWTADLPGVAA; from the coding sequence GTGAACGACAGCCCCATGTCCGGCCCCGGCCCTGCTTCCGGTCTCGCGCCGGAACCGGTTCCCCGCTCCTGCGCCGACGCGGGCGTTGATGCCGGTGCTGATGCCGGCGCCGCCGCGGGCCTGGACCTGGCGGCCGAACACGAGGCGCTGATGCAGTTCCTGTACCTGGCGCCGGTGGGCCTGGTGCAGGCCGGGACCGATGGCGCGATCACGCTGATCAACCCGATTTCGGCCCAGCTGCTGATGCCGTTGTCGCGCGACGGCTGCCTGGACAACCTGTTCACCGCTCTGCAGGACGTGGCGCCGGAAGTGCGCACGCTGTGCCAGCAGTTCACGGCGCCGCGCGGCAAGATCTGCGATGGCCTGCACATCCACCTGCACGGCGGCGGCGGGCGTGCCGGGCCGCGCATCCTGGCCCTGTCGATCGTCAAGCTCGACGCGGCGCGCCTGATGGGCGTGTTGCAGGATGTGACCTTGCAGGTGCAGCGCGACCGCCAGCTGCGCCAGAGCGACGCGTGGCTCAACGCTCTGCTGGCCAGTGTTTCCGACTACGCGCTCGTGAGCCTGGATGGCGCCGGCCGGATCGAGCAATGGAACGACAGCATCGGCCGCGTGACCGGCTACACCCGGTCGGTCGTCGGCCAGCCGTACGCGGTGTTCGAGCCCGGCGACACGACCACGCCGGAACATGCGCAAGACCTGCTGCGCGAGGCCGACGGCAGCGGCTGGAGCCTGGATGAAGGCCTGCGCCTGCGCGCCGACGGCACGCCGTTCTGGGCCAGCGCGATGATTTCGCCGTTGCCGGAGCGCGACCCGGCGGCACCGGACACCGATCCGGCCTATTGCCTGGTCCTGCGCGACATCACCGACCGGCGCGATGCCAGCGAGAGCTGGCGCCAGGCCGTGTTCAGCGACCACCTGACCGGCGTTGCCAACCGCCGCGGCTTCTTCCACGCCGCGGAGCTGGAACTGGGCCGCGCGCGCCGTTATCCGCGGCCGGTGGCGGTGGCGCTGTTCGACCTCGATCATTTCAAGCTCGTCAACGATACGCACGGCCACCCGGTGGGCGACGCGGTGCTGCGCGCCTTCGCGGAAGCGCTGCGCACCACGTTCCGCGCCGTGGACGTGGTGGCCCGGCTGGGCGGCGAGGAATTCGCCGTGCTGCTGCCGTCGACCGGGATCACGCAGGCCTGCGCCGTGGCACGGCGCGTGCTGGCGGCCGTCGAAGGCCTGACCGTGCGTGCGGACGGCGCGGCGGTCACGTTCACCGTCAGTGCCGGCGTGGTGCTGGCGGACGCGCAGGCAGGCAACATCGACGACCTGCTCAAGCGCGCCGACCGCGCGCTGTATGCCGCCAAGGCCGGCGGCCGCAACCGCGTGGTCTGCTGGACCGCCGACCTGCCGGGCGTCGCCGCATGA
- a CDS encoding S24 family peptidase: MNIYRHRRERLASLIHDQHGGTRKALAEASGWSEARISQILSSTYREGRAFSEKIARKLENDLSLPAMFFDHGAIAPAEEPSMAPNFLRVRPFDAHSPGIVQIRRVRLRLSAGIVGFAVEPDEEAGASFGVETDWLARNRFDPDELLALEVTGESMEPRLYKGDLVVVNTADKTPADGQVFAVNYEGETVVKRLTRDAGNWWLTSDNPDVRRFPRKLCDGATCLLIGRVVLKKSENI; the protein is encoded by the coding sequence ATGAACATCTACAGACATCGGCGGGAGCGACTTGCTTCCCTGATCCACGACCAGCATGGCGGCACGCGCAAGGCACTGGCGGAGGCCAGCGGCTGGAGCGAGGCACGCATCTCGCAGATCCTTTCCTCCACTTACCGCGAGGGCCGCGCGTTCAGCGAAAAGATCGCCCGCAAGCTTGAAAACGACCTGTCGCTGCCGGCGATGTTCTTCGACCATGGCGCGATCGCCCCGGCCGAGGAGCCATCGATGGCGCCCAATTTCCTGCGCGTGCGCCCGTTCGATGCGCACAGCCCCGGCATCGTGCAGATCCGCCGCGTGCGCCTGCGGCTGTCCGCCGGCATCGTGGGCTTTGCCGTCGAACCCGATGAAGAAGCGGGCGCCTCGTTCGGCGTGGAAACCGACTGGCTGGCGCGCAACCGCTTCGATCCGGACGAGCTGCTGGCCCTCGAAGTGACCGGCGAAAGCATGGAACCGCGCCTGTACAAGGGCGACCTGGTGGTGGTCAACACGGCCGACAAGACACCGGCGGACGGCCAGGTCTTCGCCGTCAACTACGAGGGTGAAACGGTGGTCAAGCGGCTCACGCGCGATGCCGGCAACTGGTGGCTCACCTCCGACAACCCGGACGTGCGCCGCTTCCCGCGCAAGCTGTGCGATGGCGCCACATGCCTGCTGATCGGCCGCGTGGTGCTGAAGAAAAGCGAGAACATCTGA
- a CDS encoding GNAT family N-acetyltransferase has product MSLPSATPFHDDRAACVELVLHTAYSAAGSPWGVRAWRWHIVAGGIRVGTISLRNGHTHVFTHLLGQIGFAVEAAHRGHGFAGLAVRALLPEVARLGLDPVWITTTPDNAACRRTLEGLGCELVEEVPVPPSYATYSRGERSKLRYRLALP; this is encoded by the coding sequence TTGTCCTTGCCGTCCGCCACACCCTTTCATGACGACCGCGCTGCCTGCGTGGAACTGGTGCTGCACACCGCTTACAGTGCAGCCGGTTCGCCATGGGGCGTGCGTGCCTGGCGCTGGCACATCGTGGCGGGCGGCATCCGCGTGGGCACAATCAGCCTGCGCAACGGTCATACCCACGTCTTCACGCACCTGCTGGGGCAGATCGGCTTTGCCGTCGAAGCGGCGCACCGTGGCCACGGCTTTGCCGGGCTGGCGGTGCGGGCGCTGCTGCCGGAAGTGGCGCGGCTCGGGCTCGATCCGGTGTGGATCACCACCACGCCGGACAACGCCGCCTGCCGGCGCACGCTGGAAGGACTTGGCTGCGAGCTCGTGGAAGAAGTGCCGGTGCCGCCATCGTATGCCACGTATTCGCGCGGGGAGCGGAGCAAGCTGCGCTACCGGCTGGCGCTGCCATAG
- a CDS encoding methyl-accepting chemotaxis protein, translated as MFAPFLSRLKLSHKFLFLAVLSLAMAAIPGWLYLHEAGKARAAYEAELAGMPAVADVLKGVRLAQQHRGLSAMVLAGGDAEARRAAKQREADAAFDAIDAAVAATGDGELAALRDGARRDWQGVAAAVARKDIAPADSFAVHSSIVLRLMRLQELIGDHYGLSLDPERDTYQLLQATVFQMPVLTEELGKLRARAAVLLTRHEGSPEERFAVSALLARAEDRLAQTMNAFDKAARANPRFAAELGPRMKESADAVRALTRRAGDEVVAAAEITASSDAFFGDATKTIDALFALNDASRAVLHTVFEERIADFERDRALMIAALAVLVGLAGLAGLLVARSVTVPMNRAVLVAQRVAAGDLAGDIDVGPPNEVGQMLRALRDMNESLRGIVGDVRVSVDAISAATADIASGNADLSTRIESQASNLEETAASMEELTATVRQNVEHARNADTLVRAATGVARQGSDAVLRVVSTMGEIDADSRRIVDIIAVIDGIAFQTNILALNAAVEAARAGEQGRGFAVVAGEVRTLAQRSAAAAREIKALIDASVAKVGAGNALAGSAGEAMAKILDSVQRVAGLVQDISQASSEQSSGIEQVNIAITQIDDVTQHNAALVEQTAAASASLEEQGRALVRTMSVFRLEPASAR; from the coding sequence ATGTTCGCGCCGTTCCTTTCCCGCCTGAAGCTTTCCCACAAATTTCTTTTCCTGGCCGTGCTGTCGCTTGCGATGGCGGCGATCCCCGGCTGGCTGTACCTGCATGAGGCGGGAAAGGCGCGGGCCGCCTACGAAGCCGAGCTGGCCGGCATGCCGGCGGTGGCCGATGTGCTGAAAGGCGTGCGGCTGGCGCAGCAGCACCGCGGCCTGTCGGCGATGGTGCTGGCCGGCGGCGATGCCGAAGCGCGCCGCGCCGCCAAGCAGCGGGAAGCCGACGCGGCCTTCGACGCCATCGATGCGGCAGTCGCGGCCACCGGCGATGGCGAACTGGCCGCCTTGCGGGATGGCGCAAGGCGCGACTGGCAAGGCGTGGCCGCGGCGGTTGCGCGCAAGGACATCGCGCCGGCGGACAGTTTTGCCGTCCATTCCTCGATCGTGCTGCGGCTGATGCGGCTGCAGGAACTGATCGGCGACCATTACGGCCTGTCGCTCGACCCGGAGCGCGACACCTACCAGCTGCTGCAGGCGACCGTGTTCCAGATGCCGGTGCTCACCGAGGAACTGGGCAAGCTGCGGGCGCGCGCAGCGGTTCTGCTGACGCGCCATGAAGGTTCGCCGGAAGAGCGCTTCGCCGTCTCGGCGCTGCTGGCGCGTGCCGAAGACCGGCTGGCGCAGACCATGAACGCCTTCGACAAGGCGGCCCGCGCCAATCCGCGCTTTGCCGCCGAACTGGGGCCGCGGATGAAGGAAAGCGCCGACGCGGTGCGCGCATTGACGCGGCGCGCCGGCGACGAAGTGGTGGCGGCGGCCGAGATCACGGCATCTTCCGATGCCTTCTTCGGCGACGCCACGAAAACGATCGACGCGCTGTTCGCGCTGAACGACGCATCGCGCGCAGTGCTCCATACCGTGTTCGAGGAACGCATCGCCGACTTCGAACGCGACCGTGCGCTGATGATCGCCGCGCTGGCGGTGCTGGTGGGCCTGGCCGGCCTGGCCGGGCTGCTGGTTGCGCGCTCGGTGACGGTGCCGATGAATCGCGCGGTGCTGGTGGCGCAGCGCGTGGCCGCCGGCGACCTGGCCGGCGACATCGACGTGGGCCCGCCGAACGAAGTGGGGCAGATGCTGCGCGCGCTGCGCGACATGAACGAAAGCCTGCGGGGCATCGTCGGCGACGTGCGCGTGAGCGTGGACGCGATCAGCGCCGCCACCGCCGACATCGCCAGCGGCAACGCCGACCTGTCGACGCGGATCGAATCGCAGGCCTCCAACCTGGAAGAGACGGCGGCATCGATGGAGGAACTGACGGCGACGGTGCGGCAGAACGTGGAGCATGCGCGCAATGCCGATACGCTGGTGCGCGCCGCTACCGGCGTGGCTCGGCAGGGCAGCGACGCGGTATTGCGCGTGGTGAGCACGATGGGCGAGATCGACGCAGACTCGCGCCGCATCGTCGACATCATCGCCGTGATCGACGGCATCGCGTTCCAGACCAACATCCTGGCGCTGAACGCCGCCGTGGAAGCGGCGCGTGCCGGCGAGCAGGGGCGCGGCTTCGCCGTGGTGGCCGGCGAAGTGCGCACGCTGGCGCAGCGTTCGGCCGCCGCCGCCAGGGAAATCAAGGCGCTGATCGATGCCAGCGTGGCCAAGGTGGGCGCCGGCAACGCGCTGGCCGGCAGCGCGGGCGAAGCGATGGCGAAGATCCTCGACAGCGTGCAACGCGTGGCCGGCCTGGTGCAGGATATTTCGCAGGCGTCCAGCGAGCAAAGCTCGGGTATCGAGCAGGTCAACATCGCGATCACGCAGATCGACGACGTCACCCAGCACAACGCCGCACTGGTCGAACAGACCGCCGCCGCCTCGGCCAGCCTGGAAGAGCAGGGCCGCGCACTGGTGCGGACGATGAGCGTGTTCCGGCTGGAACCGGCCAGCGCCCGCTGA
- a CDS encoding alpha/beta fold hydrolase — MSTPDPRPAVVLLHSSMSSRSQWAALMAAHEARYRFIALDLLGYGKAPFPDEAMRSNFSLAHEVAAVQAALASHLGEDEPFHLIGHSYGGAIALRLARTAPARIRSLAVFEPVAFHLLEAADPGRAEVSAVIAAIEAAATAEEATRSFIDYWNGPGAFDAMPAPVRERFTAQVAKVKLDFVALTGDPATLRDMAAIGIPALVLTGRAGPASTRAVATRLAAALPRAATARTPGGHMAPITHAADVNRELVDFLQKVS, encoded by the coding sequence ATGAGCACACCCGATCCCCGTCCCGCCGTCGTCCTGCTGCACAGTTCGATGAGTTCGCGCAGCCAGTGGGCCGCGCTGATGGCCGCGCACGAAGCGCGCTACCGTTTCATCGCGCTCGACCTGCTAGGCTACGGCAAGGCGCCGTTCCCCGATGAAGCGATGCGTTCGAACTTTTCGCTGGCGCACGAAGTGGCGGCCGTGCAGGCCGCGCTGGCATCGCACCTCGGCGAAGACGAACCGTTCCACCTGATCGGCCATTCCTACGGCGGCGCCATCGCGTTGCGGCTGGCGCGCACGGCGCCCGCGCGGATCCGCTCGCTGGCCGTGTTCGAACCCGTCGCCTTCCACCTGCTTGAGGCTGCCGATCCCGGCCGTGCCGAAGTGAGCGCCGTCATCGCCGCGATCGAAGCCGCCGCCACGGCGGAAGAAGCGACGCGCAGCTTCATCGACTACTGGAACGGGCCCGGCGCCTTCGACGCGATGCCGGCTCCCGTGCGCGAGCGCTTCACGGCCCAGGTGGCCAAGGTGAAGCTCGACTTCGTCGCCCTGACCGGCGACCCCGCCACGCTGCGCGACATGGCGGCGATCGGCATCCCCGCCCTCGTGCTCACCGGCCGCGCCGGCCCCGCTTCCACCCGCGCCGTGGCCACCCGCCTCGCCGCCGCCCTCCCCCGCGCCGCCACCGCCCGGACGCCCGGCGGCCATATGGCCCCCATCACGCACGCCGCCGACGTCAACCGCGAACTGGTCGACTTCCTGCAAAAGGTTTCCTGA
- a CDS encoding phosphonate transporter produces MNALAFDQPDLDQRLAALTDEQLDELGFGVIGFDEATVVRRYNRFESQAAGLSPQSVVGQPFFTSVAPCMNNFMVAQRFDDAQADGATLDETISYVLTLRMRPARVRLRLLALPGAATRYVLVQRQP; encoded by the coding sequence ATGAACGCCCTAGCATTCGACCAGCCCGACCTGGACCAGCGGCTTGCCGCGCTCACCGACGAACAGCTCGACGAGCTGGGGTTTGGCGTCATCGGATTCGACGAGGCGACCGTGGTGCGGCGTTACAACCGCTTCGAGTCGCAGGCGGCCGGCCTGTCGCCGCAGAGCGTGGTGGGGCAGCCGTTCTTCACCAGCGTTGCGCCGTGCATGAACAACTTCATGGTGGCACAGCGTTTCGACGATGCGCAGGCCGACGGTGCTACCCTCGACGAAACGATTTCCTATGTGCTGACGCTGCGGATGCGCCCGGCCAGGGTGCGCCTGCGGTTGCTGGCGCTGCCCGGCGCCGCCACGCGTTACGTGCTCGTGCAGCGGCAGCCGTGA
- a CDS encoding acyltransferase family protein — protein MNAAAKGTGQAMHPAGANLDFVRAAAVLCVFCSHAVIIVTRQSSELLHHVGQLGVIMFFVHTSYVLMGSLERSRLWGWPRVAEFFVHRVFRIYPLAIVCVLVAAALPGSAWTPRQLLANLTLTQNLVFEESMVGGLWTLPLELQMYCALPFLFMAFRRRPAWWMVGAWLLALPIAHLRPEISGRLLVLDYAPCFLPGLVAWRFGRHGVLPGWLWPPAVLLAALPWVASDGNQMGPRWITCLLLGLAIPWFGELSARWLNRASHIVAKYSYGIYLTHFAALMVAFRSLDHLPLAVQAGAFVAMALVFPYLAFHLVEQPMIAVGKRVGGRVAGAMMARRHGALA, from the coding sequence ATGAACGCCGCTGCGAAGGGCACGGGCCAGGCAATGCACCCGGCCGGCGCCAACCTGGATTTCGTGCGCGCGGCCGCCGTGCTGTGCGTGTTCTGCTCACATGCGGTCATCATCGTCACGCGCCAGTCCAGCGAACTGCTGCACCATGTCGGCCAGCTCGGCGTGATCATGTTCTTTGTCCACACCAGTTATGTATTGATGGGCTCCCTCGAGCGCAGCCGCCTGTGGGGCTGGCCTCGCGTGGCCGAGTTCTTCGTGCATCGCGTGTTCCGCATCTATCCGCTGGCGATCGTGTGCGTGCTGGTCGCGGCGGCGCTGCCCGGATCGGCATGGACGCCGCGCCAGCTGCTGGCCAACCTCACGCTGACGCAAAACCTGGTCTTCGAGGAATCGATGGTGGGCGGCCTGTGGACGCTGCCGCTCGAATTGCAGATGTACTGCGCGCTGCCGTTCCTGTTCATGGCGTTTCGCCGCCGCCCCGCGTGGTGGATGGTTGGCGCCTGGCTGCTGGCGCTGCCGATCGCGCACCTGCGGCCCGAGATTTCCGGCCGGCTGCTGGTGCTCGATTACGCGCCGTGCTTCCTGCCGGGGCTGGTCGCGTGGCGCTTCGGCCGGCACGGCGTGCTGCCCGGGTGGCTGTGGCCGCCGGCGGTGTTGCTGGCCGCGCTACCGTGGGTGGCGTCCGACGGAAACCAGATGGGTCCGCGCTGGATCACGTGCCTGCTGCTCGGGCTGGCGATTCCATGGTTCGGCGAACTGTCCGCGCGCTGGCTCAATCGCGCCAGCCATATCGTGGCCAAGTACAGCTACGGTATTTATCTCACCCATTTCGCTGCGCTGATGGTGGCGTTCCGCTCGTTGGACCACCTGCCGCTCGCGGTGCAGGCGGGGGCATTCGTGGCGATGGCGCTGGTCTTCCCGTACCTCGCGTTCCACCTCGTGGAGCAGCCGATGATCGCCGTCGGCAAGCGCGTCGGCGGCAGGGTGGCGGGCGCCATGATGGCGCGCCGCCACGGTGCCCTGGCCTGA